Part of the Microbacterium sp. Clip185 genome is shown below.
CCCGGATGCGGGATCCGCCGTCAACTGGCTCAACATCTTCTACGCTGCCGAATGGGTGATCTTCGCCGGCTTCGCGTTCTATCTCTGGTACCGCCTGGCGAAGGATGCGTGGGAGAAGGAGCTCGAGGAGCTCGCGGACGCCGAGGCCGTCGACGCCTGAGTCCCGGGGCCGGGCGGGCGCTCGGTCGCACGACTAGACTGGGGTGCATGCCCGCCCCGAAACTCGCCACCTTCCCGGCGATCCGCAAGGCGCTGCGGTTCTACCAGATCTGCTCCGTGATCACCGGCGTCGGCCTGCTGTTGCTGGTCACCGAGATGATCCTGAAGTACACGCCCTCGCTCGCCGTCGAACTGTTCCTCGGCGGATCGGGCGGATTCCTCTGGTTCGCGCCGGTCGTGCCGGGCCCCGAGGGCGACTTGGTCTCCACCGGCGACGGCGTCAATCTGTCGCTCGGCATCCTCATCGTGCACGGCTGGTTCTACGTCGTCTACCTCATCGCCTGCTTCCGCGTGTGGAGCCTCATGCGGTGGCCGCTGTGGCGTCTGCTGCTGCTCGCGGCGGGCGGTGTCGTGCCCTTCCTCTCCTTCGTCATGGAGGCGATCGTCGCCCGTGACGTCAAGCGCTACCTCGCGGTCCGTGAAGCCGCCGAGGCACCTCCCGCATCCGCCGCCGCGACAGAGAGCAGCCGTTGACCGAGCAGACCGATACCTCCCAGCGTCCCGTGCTGGTCGTCGACTTCGGCGCCCAGTACGCGCAGTTGATCGCCCGTCGTGTGCGCGAAGCCGGCGTCTACAGCGAGATCGTGCCGCACACCGCATCCGCCGCCGACATCGCGGCGAAGAACCCGGTGGGCATCATCCTCTCCGGCGGACCGTCGTCGGTGTACGAAGACGGGGCCCCCGCACTGGACACGGAGGTCTTCGATCTCGGTGTGCCGACCCTCGGCATCTGCTACGGCTTCCAGGTCATGGCCCAGGCCCTCGGCGGCGAGGTCGCGAACACGGGACTGCGCGAGTACGGCGCCACCGATGCGACGATCGTGACCGAGGGGACGCTGCTCGAGGGCACCCCGGCCGAACAGAACGTCTGGATGAGCCACGGCGACCAGGTCTCTCGTGCGCCCGAGGGCTTCGACGTGCTCGCGCGTACCGCGGCGACGCCCGTCGCCGCCTTCGCCAACGACACGCGCCGGTTCTACGGCGTGCAGTGGCACCCTGAGGTCAAGCACTCCGACTACGGCCAGACCGTGCTGGAGAACTTCCTCCACAAGGCGGCGGGCCTCGGGGCCGACTGGAACAGCGGCAACGTCATCGCCGAACAGGTCGAGAAGATCCGCGCGCAGGTCGGCGAGGGCCGCGTCATCTCGGCGCTGTCCGGCGGCGTCGACTCCGCCGTGTCCACCGCGCTCGTGCACAAGGCCGTCGGCGACAAGCTCACGGCGATCTTCGTCGACCACGGGCTGCTGCGAAAGGGCGAGCGGGAGCAGGTCGAGAACGACTACGTCGCCTCGACGGGTGTGCGCCTGATCACGATCGACGCGCGCGAGCAGTTCCTCGGCGCCCTCGAGGGCGTGAGCGACCCCGAGCAGAAGCGCAAGATCATCGGCCGCGAGTTCATCCGCGCCTTCGAGGCCGCCGAGCGCGACCTGGTCGCGGAAGCTGCTGCCGACGGCGAGCCCATCCGGTTCCTCGTGCAGGGCACGCTCTACCCCGACGTCGTGGAGTCGGGCGGCGGTGCGGGTACCGCCAACATCAAGAGCCACCACAACGTGGGCGGTCTGCCGGAAGACCTGCAGTTCGAGCTCATCGAGCCGTTGCGCACGCTGTTCAAGGACGAGGTGCGCCAGATCGGCCGCGACCTCGGCCTTCCGGAGGCGATCGTGGCACGCCAGCCCTTTCCGGGCCCCGGCCTCGGCATCCGCATCGTGGGTGAGGTCACCGCTGACCGCCTCGAGATTCTGCGGGACGCCGACGCCATCGCGCGTGCGGAGCTGACCAAGGCGGGCCTGGACGGCGAGATCTGGCAGTGCCCGGTCGTGCT
Proteins encoded:
- a CDS encoding DUF3817 domain-containing protein encodes the protein MPAPKLATFPAIRKALRFYQICSVITGVGLLLLVTEMILKYTPSLAVELFLGGSGGFLWFAPVVPGPEGDLVSTGDGVNLSLGILIVHGWFYVVYLIACFRVWSLMRWPLWRLLLLAAGGVVPFLSFVMEAIVARDVKRYLAVREAAEAPPASAAATESSR
- the guaA gene encoding glutamine-hydrolyzing GMP synthase encodes the protein MTEQTDTSQRPVLVVDFGAQYAQLIARRVREAGVYSEIVPHTASAADIAAKNPVGIILSGGPSSVYEDGAPALDTEVFDLGVPTLGICYGFQVMAQALGGEVANTGLREYGATDATIVTEGTLLEGTPAEQNVWMSHGDQVSRAPEGFDVLARTAATPVAAFANDTRRFYGVQWHPEVKHSDYGQTVLENFLHKAAGLGADWNSGNVIAEQVEKIRAQVGEGRVISALSGGVDSAVSTALVHKAVGDKLTAIFVDHGLLRKGEREQVENDYVASTGVRLITIDAREQFLGALEGVSDPEQKRKIIGREFIRAFEAAERDLVAEAAADGEPIRFLVQGTLYPDVVESGGGAGTANIKSHHNVGGLPEDLQFELIEPLRTLFKDEVRQIGRDLGLPEAIVARQPFPGPGLGIRIVGEVTADRLEILRDADAIARAELTKAGLDGEIWQCPVVLLADVRSVGVQGDGRTYGHPIVLRPVSSEDAMTADWTRLPYDVLSKISNRITNEVRDVNRVVLDVTSKPPGTIEWE